The following are from one region of the Stigmatella ashevillena genome:
- the dnaG gene encoding DNA primase codes for MIIPEHKIEEIIDRVDLTGLISRYVELKKSGREYKGRCPFHQEKTPSFYVIPEKRFYFCHGCRASGDAVSFVQRYLGKPFIEAVKDLAREVGVDLEAAQDPTARERQQLKEVTDLAAEHFRSLLWQDEGRAARAYLATRGVSEETAQAFGLGWAAQSWSLLADKLTRAGMVEWAVKAGLVQRRQNADGYYDFFRSRLMVPIRAPEGRPIAFGGRLVGADEGPKYLNSKESRLYNKSDILYGMDQARDEVRRRKSAILVEGYFDCIGLHQVGVRHAVALCSTALTPGHLQLLHRGEARDLVLLLDGDQAGLSAVERLAGPLLAAGAATRVALLPQGDDPDTFARREGVEGVERLLQGAQPLTAHLFASVLPQGARASFEEKMTAIERLKPMAAQIPVGLVRSAFLNAVGAHFSLPVGDLEGALRPKAPQKPAPFPSQTPGPAAPAAPRTPPARPPDALEAFYVAAALRDPRLVARDTFRACDELSHTGLRMVLAHATSGQGTEDALFEAPETVKRALEGALRQLPEPGAPLEQAFLAVCRKLMLRRIDEQLGYIEKATKQAPGAYDLTEETRRLLGERIELLALKKRVLDELRPAPTGTKAPMQPV; via the coding sequence ATGATCATCCCTGAGCACAAAATCGAGGAAATCATCGATCGGGTGGACCTGACCGGTCTCATCTCCCGCTACGTGGAGCTCAAAAAGTCCGGGCGGGAGTACAAGGGCCGCTGCCCGTTCCACCAAGAGAAGACGCCCTCCTTCTACGTCATCCCCGAGAAGCGCTTCTATTTCTGCCATGGGTGCCGGGCGAGCGGCGATGCCGTGTCCTTCGTCCAGCGCTACCTGGGCAAGCCGTTCATCGAGGCGGTGAAGGATCTCGCCCGCGAGGTGGGCGTGGACCTGGAAGCGGCCCAGGACCCCACGGCCCGGGAGCGCCAGCAACTCAAGGAGGTGACGGACCTGGCCGCAGAGCACTTCCGTTCCCTGCTCTGGCAGGACGAGGGCCGCGCGGCGCGCGCGTACCTGGCCACCCGCGGCGTCTCCGAGGAGACCGCTCAGGCCTTCGGGCTGGGCTGGGCCGCCCAGTCCTGGAGCCTCCTGGCCGACAAGCTCACCCGGGCAGGCATGGTGGAGTGGGCGGTGAAGGCGGGGCTCGTCCAGCGCCGCCAGAATGCGGACGGCTACTATGACTTCTTCCGCAGCCGCCTCATGGTGCCCATCCGAGCCCCCGAGGGCCGCCCCATCGCCTTTGGCGGTCGGCTGGTGGGCGCGGACGAGGGGCCCAAGTACCTCAACTCGAAGGAATCCCGGCTCTACAACAAGAGCGACATCCTCTACGGCATGGATCAGGCCCGCGATGAGGTGCGTCGGCGCAAGTCGGCGATCCTGGTGGAGGGCTACTTCGACTGCATCGGCCTGCATCAGGTGGGGGTCCGCCATGCCGTGGCGCTGTGCTCCACGGCGCTGACCCCCGGCCACCTGCAGCTCTTGCACCGGGGCGAGGCGCGCGACCTGGTTCTCCTGCTGGACGGAGACCAGGCAGGCCTCAGTGCCGTCGAGCGGCTTGCAGGTCCCCTGCTTGCCGCGGGAGCGGCCACCCGGGTGGCCCTGCTGCCCCAAGGGGATGATCCGGACACCTTCGCGCGTCGAGAAGGGGTGGAGGGCGTGGAACGGCTTCTCCAGGGGGCCCAGCCTCTGACAGCCCACCTCTTCGCCAGCGTCCTTCCTCAAGGGGCTCGAGCGAGTTTCGAGGAGAAGATGACAGCGATCGAGCGGCTCAAGCCGATGGCGGCGCAGATCCCCGTGGGACTCGTGCGCTCGGCCTTCCTCAACGCCGTGGGCGCTCACTTCAGCCTCCCCGTGGGAGACCTGGAGGGCGCCCTGCGCCCCAAGGCCCCCCAGAAGCCTGCCCCCTTCCCTTCCCAGACCCCTGGCCCCGCTGCCCCTGCGGCCCCCCGAACCCCTCCCGCACGCCCCCCCGATGCGCTGGAAGCCTTCTATGTGGCCGCCGCCCTGAGGGACCCCCGCCTGGTGGCCCGGGACACCTTCCGGGCATGTGATGAGTTGTCCCACACGGGGCTGCGCATGGTGCTGGCCCATGCCACCTCGGGCCAGGGCACCGAGGACGCCCTGTTCGAGGCCCCGGAAACCGTCAAACGGGCCCTGGAAGGCGCCCTGCGACAGCTTCCCGAGCCCGGCGCCCCCTTGGAACAGGCCTTCCTCGCGGTGTGCCGCAAGCTGATGCTGCGGCGCATCGATGAGCAGCTTGGCTATATTGAAAAAGCCACGAAGCAGGCTCCGGGAGCCTACGATCTCACCGAGGAGACACGACGGTTGCTGGGCGAGCGCATTGAATTGCTGGCCCTGAAAAAACGAGTCCTCGATGAACTCCGGCCCGCGCCTACGGGAACAAAGGCCCCAATGCAACCGGTTTGA